A window from Theobroma cacao cultivar B97-61/B2 chromosome 3, Criollo_cocoa_genome_V2, whole genome shotgun sequence encodes these proteins:
- the LOC18604019 gene encoding short-chain dehydrogenase TIC 32, chloroplastic produces the protein MCTIYFLLRAILLPCCFEILSLSCCTLMKETLRYLAGIAGPSGYGSKSTAEQVADNCSCWVDPHHLTAIITGATSGIGAETARVLARRGVRVVIPARDLKKAVELKEGILKENPNAEIILSEIDLSSLASVKRFCAEFLALGQPLNILINNAGIFSQNLEFSEDKIEMTFATNYLGHYLLTELLLEKMIETAEQTGIQGRIINLSSVIHSWVKRDSFCFSQMLNPKKYNGTRAYAQSKLANILHAKEIARQLKAKNSKVTINAVHPGIVKTGIIRAHKGFITDSLFFIASKLLKSTTQGASTSCYVALSPQAEGISGQYFADCNESNCSALASDESVAQRLCRQTRALIHRRLQHQTPS, from the exons ATGTGTACTATATATTTCTTGCTTCGAGCCATACTCCTGCCTTGCTGCTTTGAGATTCTAAGCTTAAGCTGCTGCACCCTGATGAAGGAAACGCTAAGGTACTTGGCAGGCATTGCAGGCCCGAGTGGTTATGGCTCGAAATCAACAGCTGAACAAGTTGCAGACAATTGTTCTTGCTGGGTCGACCCTCACCATCTAACTGCTATAATCACTG GGGCAACGTCGGGCATTGGAGCTGAGACAGCGAGAGTGCTGGCGAGGAGAGGAGTGAGAGTTGTGATACCAGCAAGAGATCTAAAGAAGGCAGTTGAGCTGAAGGAGGGGATCCTGAAAGAGAATCCGAATGCTGAGATTATATTGTCTGAGATTGATCTCAGCTCTTTGGCTTCTGTGAAGAGATTCTGTGCTGAGTTCCTGGCTCTAGGACAACCCCTCAACATCCTCAT AAACAATGCTGGGATTTTCTCTCAGAATTTGGAGTTCTCTGAGGACAAGATTGAGATGACATTTGCAACAAATTACTTGG GACATTATTTATTGACAGAACTGTTGCTAGAAAAGATGATAGAAACAGCAGAGCAGACAGGCATCCAAGGAAGAATCATAAACCTGTCTTCTGTGATTCACAGCTGGGTGAAAAGAGACAGTTTCTGCTTCAGCCAAATGCTCAACCCCAAGAA GTATAATGGCACACGTGCTTATGCTCAATCCAAACTAGCAAACATTTTGCATGCCAAAGAAATTGCCAGGCAGCTAAAG gcaaaaaattcaaaagtaaCTATCAATGCAGTGCATCCAGGCATTGTAAAGACTGGGATTATCAGAGCACACAAGGGGTTTATTACAG attctcttttctttattgcATCCAAGTTGCTCAAGTCTACCACTCAG GGAGCATCCACCAGCTGCTATGTAGCATTGAGCCCACAAGCAGAAGGGATAAGTGGGCAATACTTTGCAGACTGTAACGAGAGCAACTGCTCAGCCTTAGCCAGTGATGAATCCGTGGCTCAAAGGCTGTGCAGGCAGACCCGAGCTCTGATCCACAGGCGGTTGCAGCATCAAACACCAAGTTAa
- the LOC18604020 gene encoding probable kinetochore protein SPC25 gives MESETEQSPRTKMEFLRTICEREVPIQQQKIDSFTASFPTSLHSIKALAQDTAQNHVELAKMKANLRESEDELVKVLAVKTRREAKQMATRDSISALKARIEELKRTIQVQRAGRDEYAAIISQQSLSLATTEEEAKHDIEENGEIQEAISWYNQVLGFQIEGGHGVKFTFNDINIKNPKQEYSFTIRHANDTYSLLDCDPQLDGIKELINELNRTNGLFKFVRIMREKFQEAVALGLQPQYRSLHQDSSTISMSGPALSVSTDISESSAKKNEHHIPLREVNRQFKKVNHGSKSPAKINKNQIHDGEVNRHPMKVAKSDILSPVVRRSPRLKAKK, from the exons ATGGAGAGCGAAACAGAGCAGTCTCCAAGGACGAAAATGGAGTTCCTGAGAACGATCTGCGAGAGGGAGGTTCCGATCCAACAACAGAAGATAGATTCCTTTACGGCGTCGTTCCCTACTTCTCTTCATTCCATCAAGGCCCTGGCGCAGGATACTGCCCAAAATCATG TTGAACTCGCGAAAATGAAAGCTAATTTGAGAGAATCCGAGGATGAGCTTGTCAAAGTTTTAGCAG TGAAGACCCGTAGAGAGGCAAAGCAGATGGCAACGAGGGACTCAATATCTGCTTTGAAAGCTAGAATAGAAGAACTTAAAAGAACTATCCAAGTTCAAAGGGCTGGGAGGGATGAGTATGCAGCAATCATATCTCAACAATCTCTAT CTTTGGCAACAACTGAAGAGGAGGCAAAGCATGATATTgaagaaaatggagaaattcaagaagctatTTCATGGTACAACCAGGTTCTAGGTTTTCAGATTGAAGGTGGTCATG gtgtaaaattcacattcaatgatattaacataaaaaatccgAAGCAAGAATATTCTTTTACCATTCGTCATGCAAATGATACCTACTCCT TGTTGGATTGCGACCCACAATTGGATGGCATCAAAGAGTTGATTAATGAGTTGAACAGAACAAATGGCTTATTCAAGTTTGTTAGGATCATGAGAGAGAAGTTTCAAGAAGCAGTAGCACTTG GATTGCAGCCCCAATACAGAAGTTTGCATCAAGACTCTTCCACAATCTCTATGTCTGGTCCAGCTTTATCAGTTTCAACTGATATAAGTGAATCTTCTGCCAAGAAAAATGAACATCACATCCCACTTCGAGAAGTAAATAGGCAATTCAAGAAAGTCAACCACGGAAGTAAATCTCCAGCCAAgataaacaaaaatcaaattcacgATGGAGAAGTTAATAGACATCCCATGAAAGTAGCCAAATCAGATATTTTATCACCAGTTGTTCGTCGGTCCCCTCGGCTTAAG GCTAAGAAATGA